The Anaerosporomusa subterranea genome contains the following window.
GTAGTAACTGTAGCACTATCTTCTTTTGCATGGCAAAGAAAGCTGCTCCGTTTCGCAATATACTGGGCTTGAACCCTGCTTTTCATAGTACTAGTAATCCGATCCAGCATTTTGCATATTACATTTTCTTTGATAAGAAAATCAGAGCTGCATTTTGAACGTTCACTGAGTGATTTTAAAAAAGCTCGTTCTAATACTGGAATCTCTAAAAGATAGTTCTCGATCTCTTTCCGTTCATGGATATGTGCCAATTCTAAATGATGGTTTAGTTCACTCAAAATGCTGGAACCCTCTTCTCTTGACCAGTAATCTCGATCAAAGATGGCTCCGACGCGAATTTTCGTCTTTAGTGCAGATTTAAACCCCCAGGCTAAAGATTTAATTCTTTCCCATGCAGAGAATCCACCGGAAGTCAGAATAGTAATATCATTTCCAGAAGCCAATTCTACGAACCCAAGTTTTCTTGCAAATCTCCTAATAATTTTAAAGTCATCCGGTCCCTCAAAAAACAATAAATTTCTCGTTCGAGCAAGTTGGGTTAGTGTTATATTCTGAACAGACCCTATCGCATCTAAAGCGGCTTGTACTCCTTCAATATCCCGAAGCCTTTCTGCAGCGTTTTTTCCTTTATCGACGAGTAATATTTCTGATGCGTCAGCCTCTCCCATTATTTCGGCTGAATGTGTCGCAATTATAATATCAGGGCCACAGTATCTTAAAATATTAAGTAGTTGTCTTTGCACATCCGGATGTAGATATATTTCAGGTTCATCGACGATTAGAATTGTAGATTTTTTTGCTCGCGCAATATGCGTTAATAATTGACACCATATTTGAAAACCAAAGCCTGCCCAATAAATTTCTCGAGTCATCCGATTTTCAAGACAAAACATTGCTAATTCCGAAGTACCGCTAACACGATGTGGGCGTTCAACTTCCATTCCAGGCCAGGTATCCTTAACCAACTCGGCAAATTCTTGGAAGTTATCAGGATTATACCTCCAGTAATTTCTAAAGTGCCTACATGCCTTATGTGTTGCAAGATTTCGCCGTACTGTTTCCTCTGTCAATATAGCCTCTCTATGTTCAACAGGTCCCAAGACAGGTACAAAATCAACTGTTATGGGATATTCTCGTCTAAAAGCACTCGGAGTGCTAATCGGTCTCCCCTGACTCTCTGTTATGAGATAAGATCCCCCAGACTTCGGAAACAATAGAATTAACTTATTCCCATTAGATAGTCTGAAAGATACTGTGGTATCAGTGGCTACGTAATCAGTATGAATATTTTCTATAGACATTGGTAAAGTTTCTTCCGATATTGAATAACCTTGCAAAATGCTACCCGAGATACTAATCACAGATGGTCGCTTATGCAGCGCCTGACGTATTCCCAGAGCTAATATGCGAAACGCATTAATAATTGTTGATTTACCACAATTATTAGGGCCAACCAGAATGTTCATCTTATGAAATTTTATATTATACTTCAAGAAAGCCTTAAAATCCTTAAATTCAACAGAAGTAATAGTAATCGGTTTTTGCATATATTACACATCTCCTGACTTAATGCAAAGTAATGCCACTCATATATTATTCATACAAATACAAAAATCCTGCAAGTCTTCCAGAACCTTGCAGGATTTTACATTATCTACTACAGGATAGATTCAACGTCTTATCTCGTCCGAGCCTGTGCGACCCAAAGGGCGGAGTATGTGGGCAGGTAGTGGGAGCGCAGCGGACACGTTAGCTGTCCACCATATCCACATATCCATCAGGCCACTATTTTAGCCCGCCCATTCCCATTCCTGACGGTTTCGGTGCATCCACGGACAAGGTTTTGTTTTTCCCTATTCACGGCAAAATTCACGGCAGAGCAATAAAAAAAGCCCTAGCCGTAAGCTAGAAGCCTTTATTTTTCTGGTGCGCCCGGGAGGACTCGAACCACCGGCACGCGGTTTAGGAAACCGCTGCTCTATCCACCTGAGCTACGGGCGCATATTATTTTGACCGCAAAGTAACGTTATTTAGTATAGCATTCTAGCTGCGACCTGTCAATTCACTTACAAACCGTCTCGGACAACCTACTATCCACAGCCAAATCGGCACAGTTCCGGGTGTTTTTACTTATTTGCTCTGAGTTGTCCACAGTTTAGCAGCAATTGTGGATTAACCTGTGGATAAAATGACTAGGATTCAGAAGACCTTTAACTCCACCTGAATCCTAGTCGATAACTAATCTGGCCACAGATTATGGTCATTAGACGCGAAATGTATCGTCAGCAGGTCTGCTCCAATCGACAAGCACTCCGGTGGTTTCCCACAGATTCGTCAACGCTAATTTGAGCGTTTCCAGCGAATCCAACGGCTTTATTTCCAAGTGCTCCAAATCCAGCAATGTTGCACGCGCATGCGGCATGATCCGCGGCTGTTTTAAATAATCTTCAACTTCCTTGCGTTTGATAGGATTGTCTAGAATAACCGTAGCAGTCTTTGCCGCGGGATCATATTCAATGCGACCAAAGCTCTTTCCAAAGTGGATAGCTACTTGATATTTGTTTTGCATTTTGCAACTCCTTTTAAGCTTACTAAGCAACTTGTTTCCATTATACGAAATTCGACACTGTATGAAAAGGCTTTCTCGAATTACTAACATAGATTGCGCTATTTCCCTGGAAATAGCGGCAGGGGATGTGCGGATTAACGCTTAGGCAAAACAGTTATTACTTTAGTAATTGTGTTATTTTCGCTGTCGCCGATGGTAAGCCTGCTATCACCAACCGTCAACCCTGAGATTTGATAGGTATTCTTGCCTCGGGAGACCACCTGGATTTTGTTTTCGACTGAGATGAGAACATAAGGCTCTACCCCACCGCTAACTGTCAGCCAAATCGATTCACCAGCATGAACCTCGTGAGAGGAGAGTTTCACCGACAATGGTTGCTGACTCATCATGTCAACCGCCAATTCGGCTGGCTTGTCTGCCAGTCTATTTTGGGTAATAGGTGCCCCAAAAGCAAGCGAAGTTGTAAGCAGCAGCATAGCCACAATATTCCACACTAATGCTTTTTTCATAAAAATTCAATCACCTCACTTTGCATCGTTTCTCTACTATTTAGCGAAAAAGCTTTATTTACTATTCTTCTTTGCGATACATCGGCTTCAGCCGCTGTTCCAACGGCATTTCTGGTTTATAGGCTGCTTGCTTGGCCAAACGGTACATTTCAACTTGACTATTTAGCTTTTCTCCTTTAGAGCGTCGGCCTAATTTACGGTAGGTGCCGTCGCTTCGCAGTATTTGCGCCCTCTCTGTATCGCTAAGCTGAATATCAAAAACGGTTTTGATTCGTTCGATATGCCGTTCATCATCAATCGGAAAGAGCAGTTCCACTCTGGCATCGAGGTTGCGCGGCATCCAATCAGCACTAGAGAGAAAAACCTTCTCATCACCGCCATTGGAAAAGTAAAACATGCGGCTATGCTCAAGAAAGCGACCAACGATGCTGCGAACCGTAATGTTTTCACTGACACCTTTAATCCCAGGCAGCAGGACGCATATACCGCGAACGATCAAGTCAATTTTAACTCCGTTAGTCGAAGCTTCGTAGAGCTTCTTGACAATTTCCTTATCAAGCAGAGAGTTCATCTTCGCAATGATGCGTGCTGGTTTTCCGGCCCTCGCCCAGTGGATTTCCCGATCAAGCAGTTCAATAATCCGTCGCCGCAATCCCAGAGGCGCCACGACGAATTTGTTCCATACCGGCGGATCAGAATAACCGGATAGCATATTGAAAAAGGCTGAGGCATCAGCGCCGTATTGATCATTGGCAGTAAACAAGCCCATATCAGTATAACCACGAGCTGTCGCGTCATTATAATTTCCTGTCGCTAAATGCACATACCGCTTAATTCCCGTGCTTTCCCTGCGTACGATTAGACATATTTTGCTATGGGTCTTTAAGCCGACAAGTCCATAGATCACATGGCAACCCGCTTCTTCCAGCCGCCTTGCCCAGAGGATGTTATTCTCCTCATCAAAGCGCGCTTTTAATTCTACTAGTACGGTTACCTGCTTACCATTCTCAGCCGCTTGGGCTAAAGCCCGAACGATCGGTGAATTGCCGCTAACTCTGTACAATGTTTGCTTGATTGCCAACACCTGTGGATCGGTTGCAGCCCGCCGGACAAATTCGATGACAGGCTCAAACGACTCATAGGGATGATGAATAAGTACATCGCGTTCACGAATAGCGACATATAAATCTTCAACATCCAGTAATTCAGCCGGTGTCTGTGGTACAAATGGAGCATATCGTAGTTTTTCATAGCCTGCCAAGTCAGCAAATTTCATAAAACAAGTGACATCAATCGGGCCGGGAATATCATAAACATCACACTCGCCAACCTTTACCGCGTCTATTATTGCCTCGCGCAGATGACGGCTACCGGCTTTATCAATTTCTAAACGCACCGCCTCGCCATGTTTCCGCTGACGCAATGACTTTTCTACCTCGGCGAGTAAATCCTCGGCATCTTCCTCATCAATAAATAAATCAGCATTGCGGGTAATCCGAAACGCAGCCATGTCTCTTACCTTGTGACCGACAAATAGGTGTTGACAGTAGGCCTTAATGATATCTTCAAGAAAAACAAATTTCTTCTTTTTAGTATGTGTTGCCACTTCCACAAGGCGTGGCAGTACAGCGGGAACCTGTACAACAGCCATTTTGTTCTCTCCCTTTGTTGCCGCTAGAGAAATGGCTATATTCAAACTGCGATTTGACAGAAAGGGAAACGGATGACTTGCATCAACCGCCAGCGGTGTAATGACAGGATATATCGTGTCTAAAAAGTAATTTCTCGTCCATTCCTTTTCCTTCTCAGTCAGCGAGTCCAAAGGAACAATAAGAATATCCGCTTCGGTTAGCTGGGCGATGATTTTCTTGTAAAACCGATACTGCAGCTTGACTAAATCTTGGGTTAAGTCTGCGATACTGGCTAGCTGCTCACTCACAGTCATTCCTGCGGAATCTATTTTGTTGATTCCGCTTTCTAACTGTTGTTTTAGCCCAGCAACACGAATCATAAAAAATTCATCCAAATTTGAACTAGTTATCGCGATAAACTTTAAACGTTCAAGTACTGGCTTCTGCTTATCGTCAGCTTCCTGCAGCACCCGACGATTAAAGGAGAGCCAGCTCATTTCCCGATTGAGAAAAAACTCGGGTTTATCATAGGCGTTATTCATGGGGACCGCCTTTCTAGAATAGCCCGAATGCCGAAAACGTTTTCGAAAAATTCGACTTTATCGGCAAAGGTCCACTCTTCTAGTGATATATCGTCAACAGATTCGACCTTCAGAGTCATTTCATCACCTTTGAGAGAGATCTCTTTTACAACAGCCTTCTGACGATGGCTGCGATCAACCGCATCCGCCAAGCGAATAATTGCCGACAGTTTTGCTGTTGTTACCTTTTGCTCTGGCGTCAAAGCGGCGAAATGAGCATCGACATTTGACGGAGTGCCCTTAGAGTGGTAGTGGGCAATGTTCGCAATAACCAGTTTCTCTGCTTCGGAAAATCCCAAAATGTCAGACGAAACAATCAGCCGATACGAATAAAAGTAGTGTCGCCGTAGACTAACATATTTCCCGATGTCATGCAAAATTGCCGCGACCTTCAGTTGCAACCGTTCTTGTTTCCCTAGTCCATACGCCTTACTTAATTTTTCAAATATCTGGAGAGAGGTTTTTTCCACACTTATGGCATGATTACTATCATATTGATACTTTTTGCCTAAGGAATGAGCCAAGCTAACCGTCTGGTCTTCAACCGCATCCCACCAGGAATCGCCGGTTTTTTCCGCCACATGGCGCAGTATAATGCCATCGTTAAAGTGTGCATTGGAAAAAACGATTTCTTCAATTTTCCCTACGTTGAGAATTTGTTTATAGAGAACAATGGTGGGCAGAACCATTTCTGCTTTTTGTTCGGTAAGGTCGAAGGTTTGCATCAACTGTGGCAAATTCAACTCTTGAACTTTTTCATATAGAGCGTTAAAATCGTCCAGACTAACAAACGATAGCGTTTCGGCCTGGTCCCTACCAAGCATTTTTAGAACAAATCGCGTTTCACTGCCAGAAAGGACGAGGTAGCGGATCTTGTGGGGACGTAATTTCTGCTCCACCGGCTCAATGGTGCTATAAATATACTCAGATAGGACCTTGTGAAAATGAGCCGATTCGCGTTGCTGTTTATCAAAGCTTTCCTTGATTCGCAAGGTACCAATATGTATATTCTGTTGGTATTCAATATTAGGCTCTTTATATAGAGTAAAACCCAGTCCGCCAGAGGAAATATCAACAAATAGCAGTGGCTCGTGTGAATTGTTTAGCCCATTCATATCGATAATCCGAAACAAAGCAATATATTTAAAAAATATTTCCTGTGTCATGTCGGCTACTTCAACCTGAAACCCTGTTTTAACCCGAATTTGGTCAATAATATATTGCTGATTTTCGGCCTCTCGCACTGCGGTAGTAGCAACGAGACGATAATCGCGTACTCCATATTCACTCAGCATCCGCCGATAGCCCTTAAGTAATTCGCAGGTTTGACTAACTGCACTAAAGCTGATGCGACCGGTTTTAAACGTCTCCTCGCCTAACGATACGGGGAGACTAGCGCGTTCAATTATTCTAATGTCTTGCAGGCTGTTGAATTCGGCAATTTGGATGCTGACTTGTTCTGAGCCTACATGAATAGCAGCGAAAGTATGGATTTGCTTAGCCAATCAAATCACCTCACCTTAGTATTCGACAACAATTTGTGAAAAACCCTTTTAACCCCTTAGTTAGAGTATTGGTTTTATCCAATCAATACGTTTTTTTGCTTACTGTACTATTTTTCTACAAAAACCCTCCAGAGAAAAAGGTTTTTTGCCAAAACGAACGGAATTATTGCTGTGTGAGGGGTGATATCATGACGGAGCGTATTGCGATTATTGACCTTGGCTCAAACTCGGCCAGGCTTATCGTCATGCACATCTACGCCAACGGCGCATACAACCTGGTATATCATCAAAAGGACCCTGTGCGGCTTAGTGAGGGCATGAGCTCCGAGCACTTGCTACAGCCCGGAGCTATGGAACGCGCGATCGCCACCATGCAAGTGTTCGCCCATATGTGTAACCTCTTTAATGTAGATAGAGTTCTCGCTGTAGCGACTGCCGCAGTACGCAACGCCCGCAACGGCGGCGATTTCGTGCGCGAAGTGGAGAAAAGAACCGGCATCACACTCGAAGTCATCAGCGGTGATACGGAAGCTTTGCTCGGGTATATCGGCGTTATCAACACTATCGCTGTCAATGATGCTGTATTATTTGACTTAGGCGGCGGCAGCACTGAGCTGACTCTAGTTCGCAATAGCAAGCCGGAAAAAATGATCAGTCTACCCTTTGGAGCTGTCTATTTGACAGAGAAATTCCAGACTGCTGATCGCGTAACTGAAGGTCAACTGGCTGATTTACGCAAATTTGTCAGTGAACAGCTAGCACAAGTCCCTTGGCTGAAGAAATTGGCTTTACCGATCGTTGGTATCGGCGGCACCGCCCGTAATATTGCTAAGATGGATCAGAAACGCAAGAACTATCCGTTTAATAAAGTGCATAATTACCGCCTGGGACGGCTTTCCTTTGATGAGCTGTGGCGGGCATTAATGGTCACTAGCCTCGGGCAGCGCAGAAAATTTCCTGGCCTTAGCACAGAACGAGCCGACATCATCGTAGCCGGATCGACAATTGTTAAAGGCCTATTTGACGTCACTCTAGGAACCCATCTTATCATTAGCGGATGCGGCGTCAGGGAAGGACTCTTCTGGCGTGACTATCTGTCACGGAATGGCGGTAGTCAGACAATTGATGACATTCTCATGCATAGCACTGATAACATGCTGCGGTTTTATAAAGGTGATATCAATCACTGCCACCAGGTCGCACGATTAGCCTTGTCGATGTTTGATGGCTGGCAAGAGCTTCACAATTTAGACGACCGTTCACGCAAATTGCTGCATGTCGCGTCTCTGCTGCACGATATTGGCATCACGATCAATTACTATGATCACCCGCGTCATAGCGCCTATCTGGTGGAAAATGCTCGTTTATTCGGCCTAACGCACCGTGAACAAATGTTGACCGCCGTCATCGCCGGTTGGCATAATGGTCCAACCAAATTTGTTCGCAACCGCATTTATGGCGAATTCTTCGATGAAATTGACTGGCAAACGGCTAAAAAGCTCTCACTCATCCTCGCCATTGCCGAATCGCTTGATACCACGCAAATGCAACTGATCAAGTCTGTTGGCGCCAGCCTGGAAGATGGCAACGCTATACTTGACCTGCAGGGCACCCAGGCGTCGGTGGAGCGCCAATCGCTTGAGCGCATGGTTCGCTGGTTCCGGAAGGAAATGAATACTGAGCTGATTGTTAAATAATAACAAATGCGGACGGGGTCTTTGAGGGACAAGTACGTTAACCGCAGAGTGCGCAAAGTATGCGGAGGGTAACAGAGGGCCACTGTGTATTGTACAAAACGGGGAAAAACGATTTTTGACCGGTTAAAATAACCCGGACATATAATAACAAACGCGGACGCTGTGAGCGTCCGCGTTTCTGTTTATTTTTTCATTCCTGACGCAGCTTGGATGATGGCTACCATCCATTCCGCCGTCTGGTACAAATGAACTTCCTTAATATATTCGTCGGTTGTATGGACCTTGCTCATACCCACAGCCAGTACGGCGGTAGGAACGCCGTAAGTGTTGAAGAAGTTCGCGTCACTGCCGCCGCCGGTTGCCTCGGTAGACGGTGTAAGACC
Protein-coding sequences here:
- a CDS encoding RNA degradosome polyphosphate kinase; this encodes MNNAYDKPEFFLNREMSWLSFNRRVLQEADDKQKPVLERLKFIAITSSNLDEFFMIRVAGLKQQLESGINKIDSAGMTVSEQLASIADLTQDLVKLQYRFYKKIIAQLTEADILIVPLDSLTEKEKEWTRNYFLDTIYPVITPLAVDASHPFPFLSNRSLNIAISLAATKGENKMAVVQVPAVLPRLVEVATHTKKKKFVFLEDIIKAYCQHLFVGHKVRDMAAFRITRNADLFIDEEDAEDLLAEVEKSLRQRKHGEAVRLEIDKAGSRHLREAIIDAVKVGECDVYDIPGPIDVTCFMKFADLAGYEKLRYAPFVPQTPAELLDVEDLYVAIRERDVLIHHPYESFEPVIEFVRRAATDPQVLAIKQTLYRVSGNSPIVRALAQAAENGKQVTVLVELKARFDEENNILWARRLEEAGCHVIYGLVGLKTHSKICLIVRRESTGIKRYVHLATGNYNDATARGYTDMGLFTANDQYGADASAFFNMLSGYSDPPVWNKFVVAPLGLRRRIIELLDREIHWARAGKPARIIAKMNSLLDKEIVKKLYEASTNGVKIDLIVRGICVLLPGIKGVSENITVRSIVGRFLEHSRMFYFSNGGDEKVFLSSADWMPRNLDARVELLFPIDDERHIERIKTVFDIQLSDTERAQILRSDGTYRKLGRRSKGEKLNSQVEMYRLAKQAAYKPEMPLEQRLKPMYRKEE
- a CDS encoding HD domain-containing protein — translated: MAKQIHTFAAIHVGSEQVSIQIAEFNSLQDIRIIERASLPVSLGEETFKTGRISFSAVSQTCELLKGYRRMLSEYGVRDYRLVATTAVREAENQQYIIDQIRVKTGFQVEVADMTQEIFFKYIALFRIIDMNGLNNSHEPLLFVDISSGGLGFTLYKEPNIEYQQNIHIGTLRIKESFDKQQRESAHFHKVLSEYIYSTIEPVEQKLRPHKIRYLVLSGSETRFVLKMLGRDQAETLSFVSLDDFNALYEKVQELNLPQLMQTFDLTEQKAEMVLPTIVLYKQILNVGKIEEIVFSNAHFNDGIILRHVAEKTGDSWWDAVEDQTVSLAHSLGKKYQYDSNHAISVEKTSLQIFEKLSKAYGLGKQERLQLKVAAILHDIGKYVSLRRHYFYSYRLIVSSDILGFSEAEKLVIANIAHYHSKGTPSNVDAHFAALTPEQKVTTAKLSAIIRLADAVDRSHRQKAVVKEISLKGDEMTLKVESVDDISLEEWTFADKVEFFENVFGIRAILERRSP
- a CDS encoding ATP-dependent nuclease, which encodes MQKPITITSVEFKDFKAFLKYNIKFHKMNILVGPNNCGKSTIINAFRILALGIRQALHKRPSVISISGSILQGYSISEETLPMSIENIHTDYVATDTTVSFRLSNGNKLILLFPKSGGSYLITESQGRPISTPSAFRREYPITVDFVPVLGPVEHREAILTEETVRRNLATHKACRHFRNYWRYNPDNFQEFAELVKDTWPGMEVERPHRVSGTSELAMFCLENRMTREIYWAGFGFQIWCQLLTHIARAKKSTILIVDEPEIYLHPDVQRQLLNILRYCGPDIIIATHSAEIMGEADASEILLVDKGKNAAERLRDIEGVQAALDAIGSVQNITLTQLARTRNLLFFEGPDDFKIIRRFARKLGFVELASGNDITILTSGGFSAWERIKSLAWGFKSALKTKIRVGAIFDRDYWSREEGSSILSELNHHLELAHIHERKEIENYLLEIPVLERAFLKSLSERSKCSSDFLIKENVICKMLDRITSTMKSRVQAQYIAKRSSFLCHAKEDSATVTTQTITLFDRDWNSLDSRMSIVPGKEVLSLLRTEVRNKYSVNLSDYRIIDEFRIEEIPADIKLLIEHIEEYRVGLKQSATQALSL
- a CDS encoding Ppx/GppA phosphatase family protein yields the protein MTERIAIIDLGSNSARLIVMHIYANGAYNLVYHQKDPVRLSEGMSSEHLLQPGAMERAIATMQVFAHMCNLFNVDRVLAVATAAVRNARNGGDFVREVEKRTGITLEVISGDTEALLGYIGVINTIAVNDAVLFDLGGGSTELTLVRNSKPEKMISLPFGAVYLTEKFQTADRVTEGQLADLRKFVSEQLAQVPWLKKLALPIVGIGGTARNIAKMDQKRKNYPFNKVHNYRLGRLSFDELWRALMVTSLGQRRKFPGLSTERADIIVAGSTIVKGLFDVTLGTHLIISGCGVREGLFWRDYLSRNGGSQTIDDILMHSTDNMLRFYKGDINHCHQVARLALSMFDGWQELHNLDDRSRKLLHVASLLHDIGITINYYDHPRHSAYLVENARLFGLTHREQMLTAVIAGWHNGPTKFVRNRIYGEFFDEIDWQTAKKLSLILAIAESLDTTQMQLIKSVGASLEDGNAILDLQGTQASVERQSLERMVRWFRKEMNTELIVK